One genomic region from Prunus persica cultivar Lovell chromosome G3, Prunus_persica_NCBIv2, whole genome shotgun sequence encodes:
- the LOC109948089 gene encoding uncharacterized protein LOC109948089: MLLEVVLQTESLLQTGNVKLNLTTPKEEYIYFLNENDDNENADIDDHNEDVEDVDIENHNNENVTDLFNEEPSQSIPLDIYNPRNWDNIDPKFRDLLAEKGPVRDLLIGKGPKDHLHRCFSSTFYTRYLPNGEQYDRDWLIGRLKQHETSIEHINHMSTWIDFRIRLQKNKTIDGVVQNRIKKEKESNEKIHDINNGNFMGQVEMIAEWDPVMKEHVRRMDDKETHYHYLSHKIQNELILLLLQTVLQKLKLDIDDVRGQGYDNGSNMSGKYQGVQRKLLDINPRALYTPCGCHSLNLTLCDIANSCGKAKYFFGIIQLTRWESRIESVRAIRFQAADLREALLQLAESDSAVNVVSKNLQSEDMLIDVAIDKVKGLITFFEKYREHGFTEAMCTAKDIATDMGIDPVFPEKRKIRRKKYFDENTCEPSQSVPKSAEEKFRIDYFLYLVDQAIGSLRRRFQQYQEYENIFGFLFTSEKLNSLDDCDLKNSCSHLESILKNDKFSDVDGEDLFVELKVLRELLPKVNTTATAILNFLKRLNCFPNAFIAYRILLTIPVTVASAERSFSKLKLLKSYLRSTMSQERLNGLALISTESELLEKLDYEHLIDEFSSKNSRRSIFRH; encoded by the exons ATGCTCCTTGAGGTCGTTCTACAAACAGAAAGCCTTTTACAAACAGGCAACGTGAAGCTTAACTTAACCACACCAAaggaggaatatatatattttctg AATGAGAATGATGACAATGAAAATGCTGATATTGATGATCATAATGAAGATGTTGAAGATGTAGACATAGAAAATCATAACAATGAGAACGTCACTGATTTATTCAATGAAGAACCAAGCCAGTCCATTCCATTGGATATTTATAATCCAAGAAATTGGGATAATATTGATCCCAAATTCCGTGACCTATTAGCGGAAAAAGGTCCTGTAAGAGATCTATTAATAGGAAAAGGTCCTAAAGATCATTTACATAGATGTTTCTCTTCAACATTTTACACTCGTTATTTGCCAAATGGAGAGCAATATGATAGAGATTGGCTAAT TGGCAGACTTAAACAGCATGAGACAAGTATTGAACATATCAATCATATGAGCACTTGGATTGATTTTCGTATTAGattgcagaaaaataaaacaattgatGGAGTTGTTCAAAACCGAatcaagaaagagaaaga AAGTAATGAGAAGATCCATGATATAAACAATGGAAATTTTATGGGCCAAGTGGAAATGATTGCAGAGTGGGATCCAGTTATGAAGGAGCATGTTCGACGTATGGATGATAAAGAGACTCATTATCATTATCTTAGTCATaagattcaaaatgaattgatACTTTTGTTA TTGCAAACGGTGTTGCAAAAACTTAAGCTTGATATTGATGATGTGAGAGGACAAGGCTATGACAATGGATCAAATATGAGTGGGAAATACCAAGGTGTCCAAAGAAAACTTTTGGATATAAATCCAAGAGCATTGTACACACCTTGTGGTTGTCATAGTCTTAATTTAACACTTTGCGATATTGCAAACTCTTGTGGAAaagcaaaatatttttttggaatCATACAAC TTACACGTTGGGAAAGTCGTATTGAAAGTGTAAGAGCAATAAGATTCCAAGCTGCTGATTTAAGAGAAGCTTTACTTCAGTTAGCAGAAAGTGACA GTGCTGTCAATGTAGTTAGCAAAAACTTACAATCTGAAGACATGCTTATTGATGTTGCTATTGATAAAGTGAAAGGGTTGATtactttttttgaaaagtatagaGAACATGGGTTTACAGAAGCTATGTGTACTGCTAAAGATATTGCTACTGATATGGGAATTGACCCAGTATTTCCTGAGAAGCGAAAAATTcgtagaaaaaaatattttgatgaGAATACTTGTGAGCCATCCCAATCAGTTCCTAAATCAGCTGAAGAAAAGTTTAGAATTGATTATTTCTTGTATTTAGTGGATCAAGCTATTGGTTCTTTACGAAGAAGGTTTCAACAATATCAAGAGTATGagaatatttttgggtttttgtttacTTCAGAGAAGTTAAATTCATTGGATGATTGCGATTTGAAGAATAGTTGCAGTCATCTGGAAAGCATTTTGAAAAATGACAAGTTTTCTGATGTCGATGGGGAGGATTTATTTGTTGAGTTGAAAGTTTTACGGGAGCTTTTACCAAAAGTAAATACCACAGCTACTgcaatattaaatttcttgaAAAGATTAAATTGTTTTCCAAATGCATTCATTGCATATAGAATCCTATTGACTATTCCTGTTACTGTCGCATCTGCGGAAAgaagtttttcaaaattaaaattgttaaAATCATACTTGCGATCAACTATGTCGCAAGAAAGATTAAATGGACTAGCTTTGATTTCAACTGAAAGTGAACTTCTTGAAAAACTTGATTATGAACATTTGATTGATGAGTTCTCTTCTAAAAATTCAAGAAGATCAATTTTCAGACATTAG